The following coding sequences lie in one Azospirillum humicireducens genomic window:
- a CDS encoding GNAT family N-acetyltransferase — protein sequence MTVPAFRLHAAGRFESGVVAALQQACFPEDPWDEASVATLSTPPAGFAIIALDALDQPVGFVMARVAAEDAEILAIGVLPQARRGGVGRLLVEAAVAGSRDLGATALFLEVAEDNQAAWTLYKACGFFSVGRRPGYYKRPDGRIAALVLRRDIDGV from the coding sequence GTGACCGTGCCCGCCTTCCGTCTGCACGCTGCCGGCCGGTTCGAGTCCGGTGTGGTCGCCGCCCTGCAGCAGGCCTGCTTCCCCGAGGATCCGTGGGACGAGGCGTCGGTCGCCACCTTGTCCACCCCGCCCGCCGGTTTCGCAATCATCGCGCTCGACGCGCTCGACCAGCCGGTCGGCTTCGTCATGGCCCGGGTCGCGGCGGAGGACGCGGAGATCCTGGCCATCGGCGTGCTGCCGCAGGCCCGGCGGGGAGGTGTCGGCCGTCTGCTGGTCGAGGCCGCGGTTGCCGGTTCCCGTGACCTGGGAGCGACTGCGCTGTTTCTCGAGGTCGCCGAAGACAACCAGGCGGCATGGACTCTATACAAGGCTTGCGGCTTCTTTTCCGTCGGACGCCGTCCCGGATACTACAAACGACCTGACGGCCGGATCGCGGCGCTTGTCCTGCGCCGCGATATCGACGGGGTATAG
- the tsaB gene encoding tRNA (adenosine(37)-N6)-threonylcarbamoyltransferase complex dimerization subunit type 1 TsaB, with amino-acid sequence MKVLGLDTATSGCSAALWEGTAGMAGAARVTVRRSAPMARGQAEVLVPLAQEVLAEAGAAFGDLDRIAVTVGPGAFTGLRIALAAARGIAVARDLPVVGITSFDAIAHGVPETERAGRPLLVAVDSRRAEPFLQLYDPALATVGEPAMPDPAAIPGWLEALCPSGPLLLAGDAAAALVPLLAGWVGLEVASGNGLPDAAVVAALGASRPTGLPAEPFYLRPPDVTLPKAAGARTAEKTAGGRGP; translated from the coding sequence ATGAAGGTTCTGGGTCTGGATACGGCAACGTCCGGCTGTTCGGCCGCGCTGTGGGAGGGAACGGCCGGCATGGCGGGTGCAGCGCGCGTCACCGTGCGGCGCAGTGCCCCGATGGCTCGCGGGCAGGCGGAGGTGCTGGTGCCGCTGGCGCAGGAGGTGCTGGCGGAGGCCGGCGCCGCGTTCGGCGACCTCGACCGCATCGCCGTCACCGTCGGGCCGGGCGCCTTCACCGGGCTGCGCATCGCGCTGGCTGCCGCCCGCGGGATCGCCGTCGCACGGGATCTTCCGGTGGTCGGCATCACCAGCTTCGACGCCATCGCCCATGGCGTGCCGGAGACCGAGCGCGCCGGGCGTCCCCTGCTTGTTGCCGTCGACAGCCGGCGGGCCGAGCCCTTCCTGCAGCTCTATGACCCCGCGCTGGCGACGGTGGGGGAACCGGCGATGCCTGACCCGGCGGCGATCCCCGGCTGGCTCGAGGCGCTGTGCCCGTCGGGACCGCTTTTGTTGGCCGGCGACGCGGCGGCGGCGTTGGTCCCGCTGCTGGCCGGATGGGTCGGGCTGGAGGTTGCTTCGGGCAACGGGCTGCCGGATGCCGCGGTGGTGGCGGCGCTGGGGGCTTCCCGTCCGACCGGCTTGCCGGCCGAACCCTTCTATCTTCGTCCGCCCGACGTCACCCTGCCGAAGGCGGCCGGTGCCAGGACCGCAGAGAAGACCGCTGGGGGACGAGGTCCGTGA